caacAGGGAAATCACACGCTGGGAGCAGCTTGGTGTCACGGGCAGAGCTCCGGTGACAGGGACACCCCGAGCCCCCCGCTATCGCAGCCCCGTGCTGTCTGCAGAGGGGACCCTGCAGGGCTCGGCTGGGCCAGGTTGCAGCCCCGGGTGCAACGGGGTGGCCTTTGCCGCGGGTGCCTGGGCTGGATTCAGCCCGTCCCTTGGGTGCCCCTTGCACTGAGCCGCCCCGTGCCACCTGCGTGAGGGCAGACCAAAGCATCTGCTTCGTTAGCAAATGGGGCTCTTGTCTACCTTCGCACGGTGCTGGGGCAAATGCCGTCCTCCAAACTCACCAACAGCCAGGACCCCCTAACTAGTCGGGACTTGCACCACCAGCGCTGTTTTATCGTTGATTTTACGTCTGCAGTGGGCAGAGAGCAGATCCCTCACTTCACAAAGCCCAAGCCTGCGCACGGCCAAGTCTGTGGgatttttctcagtgaaatcACGAGTACTGGGGAGCACGTCCTGACCGCTGCTGGTAGGATGCCTGCTCAGCCAGGACCAACCATTCCATGCTTGTACTTATAAAGTACATGGAGGAGTGGCTGGTTCACCCGGTGGGTGTGCTGGTGTCCAGAGGGACCTCGGCGGgatggagaaatgggccaacaggaacctcatgaagttcaaccaggagaagtgcaaagtcctgccagGACTGGGGAACAGCCCCAGGCACCAGCACGGGCTGGGGGCCACCTGGCTGAAAtactgcagagaaggacctgggggtccttGGTGGGCACCAAGCTGACCACGAGCAAAGGTGGCCAACGGTGCCCTGGGCTGCGTCAGGAggagcgtggccagcaggacaagggagatgatccttcccctctgctctgcactgggGAGGCCATACCTGGAGTGCTtggtccagtgctgggctccccagtatgAGAGAGACATGggcatactggagagagtccagccAAGGGCCACGAAGATGTTGCAGGGGTAGAGcacctctgctatgaggaaagcctgagagagctgggactgctcagcctggagaaggctcagggggattttattaatgtatataaatacccGAAGGGAGGGTGCGAAGAGGcgggagccaggctctttcccGTGCCAGTGGCTCTGGACCAAGTTCATAGTatcttgagattttttttccttttagacaTTTCGGTGGCTCAGATGAGCACCGGCAATGGTGCATGGTTGGGCACGGGGGTAAAGTTTGCCATCACTCACACCGCTTGAGCATTTCTGCATGTGGGAGGGTGGGAGGTGGCAGGCTGAGGGCTCACCTGTGGTTTCTGTTGGAACCGAAGTTTTgagtttttaacttttttttatttgcgGGAAAAGTCATCCTGTAGATGTTCTTGATGCAGAGAGCaggaagcagagacagaaaagatcacatttaatttttagtcCTTTGCCCTTCTAGAGTCCCCCTGTCCAGAGTCGTGCACTGATCTCTGGCAGTGTTCGATGAAGGCAGAAGCATCTCTTAAGGCATTGATGGCAGGGAGCACGTTGTACACCACCATcaccagcagcagtgctggtccTGAGTGGTGATAAACCCCCCGTTTGCCTTGCTGACTGAGGAAGCGATGAGAAACACAACCACAGTTTGTAAGAACATACATGGAAGCTTTTTCATACAAGCTGGGAGCACCCTGCGCTCTGTCCTTTTCTGTGCGGCAAAATGCTCCCGGTTTCAGTGTCACACTAACCATTAACTCCCTGCGGGCTTATCTAAGCCCTGCCAGTGCTCAATGCCAGAGGGCTCAGGGAGGTCGCCTGGCCctttctcctgccctgcagcaggatCAGCAAGATGCTTGTCTAAGGTTCTCCAGTGGCGGATTGCCTCCGTTCCAAGCAACCTGCTCAAGTGCTGAACACCTTCCTGGtagactgtttttttttaacatctctaACCTAAACGTTCATAGCCAAGATTAAGATGCAAGTTTGCCAGCTGATGCATATCAGTGGGACTCTGATGGTTTATGTCAGTTTTGAGAGAGGTTTGGATGATCTatgaagggaggaaggaaggaagcaaagatGGATGGATGCACCACATTttacaggaaacattttcttttccttcttgagTAGACTACCCTCTCTCCAAAGCGGGTGATAAATCTGCATTCACTCTTTGCAGAATTATGAAGTAACTCTTTTTCCTAGAGTGATCTATGATCATTCCTAGCACCTGTGACCATAGGTTATGTCAGGAATAGGAAACAGCTTTCGCTTTAGATTTCTGAGTGATTTTCTGAGGTCAGCGTACGCAGCAGCAATTGCTTCTAGGCAGAGCACCGTCCCCATCCTGGGttcctgctttccagctgaTTCCTGCAGTGCTGATGCTTGGGTCGGCTCATGGTTCCTTGCATTGGCATTGCTGGATTTGCAAACGCCTGTAGGAGGACTTGCGACACTTCACCTTACCATGTTGCCTTTGCATCGACGTCCACGTGGTCCCGGTCAGGGTTTACAGCGGAGATGCACAAAGAGGCGTGGGAGGTGATGGCTGAGACTGCCGCAGTGAATGTCTAACTGTAGCCTTTGATTAAAGCAGACTCCTGTCCCTGGAGATCCTGGTAGCCACAACATTTCTCAGATACACTGGTCTGACTCCTGATTAGAAGTGGAGAGCAGACATCTCTTGCATGGACGGGTGGAGGAGATGCAGGGGGAGCCATTCCCATCCCTTGTGAGCAAGGAAGGGGTCAGGgcatcctctcctcccctccacaTGGGACCTGAGGCACTGAGCACCACGGTATCGCCTCGCTGGTGCTTGGTGGGCTGAATTGTCCTCTCTGGCTGATGCACTTCGGTCTGTGGGGCACCTCAGCCATGTGCCACAGGGACTGAAAAGCTGCTGGTGATATCAGAGAGCTACCATGATGTAACATTTCCAAGCgatattttggaaaacaggagTGCATTGGCCAAAGGGGCAGTTGCCCAGCACCCATCAGGACTGGCCCATTGGTTTCATGTGAATAAGCTATTGCCATGTCAGCGTTAGGCATCTGGTCTAGGTTCCCTTTCTAGTCACTGGAGAGAGATGGACATTTCTGGGGGATAATTCATTGCACTTAACTTCACACCTATTCTAGGATgggataaattattttctggcGGTGCCTCCCTCTCTCAGCATCTGACCTGTCTTTATCAGCTTATGAGATACTGAGTACTGCCAACTGCCCCAGCAGTCTGAAGATCCCTTCCCGGATCTGCTTTATCTTTATGCCATAAATGAGGGGGTTGAGCACGGGAGGGACCGTCAAATAGAGATCAGCCACCAGGACTTGGATGTGAGGTGCCAAGCCGAAAGAGAACATTTGCAGGTACATGGAGAGTAGGCCACCTATGTAAAACAGCAGGATGATGGAAACATGGGACCCGCAGGTCCTGAGGGCCTTGAGACGAGCCTCTGGGGATGGCAGCCTCATCACAGACCTGAGGATCATACCATAGGAGAAGGTGATGAAGACAGAGTCTGTCCCCACCAACAGCGTTGCCACGATGAGGCTGTAGAGATCGCTGACAGACGGGTCGGCACAGGCCAGCTCCACCACGGCCATGTGCTCACAGTAGGAATGAGGGATGACTCTGGTTTTGCAGTAGGGTAAGCTGGTGAGGAGGCACATTAGAGGTGTCATGACACCAGCTCCCCTGGCCAGAGACAGCAGTCCTATCTGGATGGTCCTTGAGCTCGTTAGGATGGTGTTGTATCTTAGGGGGTTGCAGATGGCTATATACCGGTCAAAGGACATTGCAAGGAGCACCCCTGACTCCACTGCAGTGAATGTGTGGATGAAGAACATCTGGATGAAGCAGGCCTCAAAACCAATCTCCCTTGAATCCAACCAGAATACACCCAGCATTTTGGGAACTACAGCAGTTGAGAAGATGAGGTCGATGACAGACAACATGGAAATGAAATAGTACATAGGCTCATGGAGGCTTTTGTCCAGCCTCACAGCGAGAAGGACCATGCTATTTCCCAGCAAGGTCATGATGTATGTAAAGCAGAACGGGATGGAAATCCACACGTGGAGAGCTTCCAGGCCAGGGATGCCCATCAGGAGAAAAGGCGAAGAGTTGGTGTTGGATCGGTTGGCGGTTGACATGGCACAGATGGGCCAAGCCACATCTTTGTTCCTGACTTTAGTTCCCTGTAACAGTGACAGAAAGGTTGGGATTTTGCTGCCATCTGTTTGATCATAAAACTGTGCACACTGCAGTTTTCAAGCATCACGcaattttgttgtatttatttggggaaaaacttTCAGAACCTGTTATCTACAGTCAGGCTTTTAACCTGATGCTGTGGTCAGTGCTTTCCAGACGGCACATCACTGGAGAGTCCTGGCTGTCCTATTGCTCGCATGGGGCCAccttcccttctgcttctccttccagcccctCTGATTGACCTCTAGCTGTTGCTGTATGCGTGTCTGTCTAAAGGCTGGCACCATGGTGTCCTGCCCTGTCATGCCTTCCAGCCACTGTTGCCACTATCAGTGGGAAGAAGTGAGGTGTAAGGACCCCAAGCTCTTTGGCCCTTGCCCAGCCTTCATGAGCAGTGCAATGGCAAGGCTTAAGGACTTGCTGCAAGGACTTGCAAGCAAGTCCTCCCTCCCTATGCCCTGCTCAAAGAGAGGACTGGGCGTATGGGTCCAGGTCACACAAGTTCCATCCTGTTGCTACTTTGGGTCATGCAGAAGCTGCACCTAGACAACATGTCCATGGTGAAACTGGGCTGAGAGAAACTGCAGCCAGAAAAATGATGCTCCAAGCTGTCACCCAACACTAAGGGGACACAAACATCATTGACAGCCTCTAGCTGCTAGCCGCAGTCAAGGAGGGTACAATTAAAAGGGTACTACCCCTCCTCCACACTCATCCATCCATGCGACTGAAGGCCAAGCTAATGCAGAATGCTGTCCTGTCAAAAACGGTGGAGTTGTTACACccaatttttcctctctggagCCCAATAACATGGGATTTGCTAAAGCATGCTTTCCTGGAAGAAGTTGCACTAGTGCAGGCTTGTGGGCATCCAGAGATGGAGAACCTCCATCCCTTGATTTTTGCCTCAAGTGCTAGTCACCTCACGGTTATAACCACgtgcttttcttcccatttgaCATTGCCCGTCTGCTCCTCCCAGCCTCAGCATCCTCCTCTACCTTCCTATGCTTGGCCGGAGAGCCCTTTATGGCAGAGTACTTCCCATGACCAAGGAGTTATTCTTGATAAACTAAAGACCTAGTTTCTCCTCTCTACTCACCTGTTCCACTGTCTTAttgagaggggtttttttgcacacCTCCAAGATTTCAAcaccttttttgaaaaaatataacCTCTTCCATTTCCCTCATGCATCCAAAATTGCACTAGCCCTTTGGGTCCCAGCGTTACCCTCTCAGTGTGCTGTCAGCCTCTGTTCTCCAGGATACAGTGCTCCACTCTGAAAACCTGCCCGACTCTCCTTACCCTGGTATTTAGCTTACTGCAGGCAGTTCCTGTGAACGACCAAGTCTGCCAGTCTCTCTAGACAGCTCTGCATGACTTGCCTTTCCCCAGCATTATTTGAGACACAATTTGTGCTGATTTTGGGACAACTGATGAAAGTTGTACAGAATAACTTCAAGTCTAGAGCCAACCACTGTGGCACCCCTgcagaaacacaagctttttgTGATGATGCTTCCGACAGCTTCATTTTGAGGTCTCTTAATCATCCAGTTCTTCATCCACTTTCCTGATGCTTCACAGATGTTGCATTGTGTCAGCTCCTCACCTGAAAGCAGCGTGGTGGAGGCACACTTCTTTTAGATAACTCTGTGTACTGTActcaaatacacacacacatgcacagttTGATTAACTAAACTTGCCATctcatcagaaaatgaaatcaggTTTGTTTGACAAGAGCTGTTTCCTGCAAAGCCACTTTGATTGCCATAATTTAATTTGATTCCAATCCTTTAATTCTTTATTGACCAAATCTCCTGTTAACTTCTTGGGCATTCTGCTGGGCATTGACGTCAGGCTAAGCAATCTGCAGCTAATCACATCATCGTACTTTCTCGCTGAAGTAATGGCCTGAGGAAGCGTCTGCAGTCACCACAGCATGCCAGGACTCATAAAAGTTTGGCAGAACAGGCCAAAGACCTCCTTGGCCAACTCAGAGATGCTTTTTCCCTTGTGCAAATTTCCCAGACctgctgctgtatttgttttctgttcttagcAGAAGCTATTTAACATCCTTCTCAGCTACCAATcaattaaattactttaaaaaatagttcTCTGATTGCCTTTCTCTCATGTAGGCATGGACCTCTCTTCTCCATGCAGAGGGGCAGATGCCTTCATCAGCTTTTATCCGATTTCTCTACTTAACAGCTTCTAACTCCCATCAGATCCTGACCAGCTCCCCCGTTTCACTTTGTTCACGATGCTTTAGCTGCAGCTCTCAGCGTGCCTAACCACAGCTGTCCTTTTCTGCAAGCGTGCAGGGGAGCAGGCTTGGCCATTAGCTGAACGTGTTCAAAACATCTCCTGACTTACTCTGCAGTTTCCTTGTCTAGATTCCCTCTGCCTTTAAGTTCCCTCAGCTTTGGGAAAATGGGACTTTAATGAAAAACCAGTACTGCAGGCTGAAATGCATGGAGATCGCTGCCACCGGTTCCTAGGCAccaccaacttttttttcctgtagtttaaTTCCTCTTTACTCCTCACAGTTAATTGGTTCTGGACGCAGAACCCTTTGATTGAAGGAATGgtccctgccctctcctgtgACATTTTATGTCTGCCTTGTCACATCTTCCAGACTGAGCTCTGCCCACCTCAACCCTTGCACCCCTTTCCTTCTCATCACAGACACCTCGGTAGCAGCGGGGGATTGCCCACTGCAGCACAGTGCATGCTTCAAGCATACTTTCCTATGGAGATAAAACAAGGTTATTTCAGGACGGGGCACAAAGGCGAGTGCTGCCTGGCCTGGCTGCTAGCACTGTGTTTAGGACACATGTGCACGTCGAAGGCAAAGCTCCAGCTCCAGACCGTGCCCTGACCGATGAGCGTGTAGCTGGTCCGGTGTGTGCCCCTGGGGCGCTCGCTCCGCCTCCACAAATTGCACCACGGATGCAGGATACCTCCCCAAAATAATGCTTTGTTCCCCAGCTGGGTCGGGATCCTGGGCCAACGGGCTGCCTGCCTCCTTCACCTCTCCACCCGATCCCGAGCGAGCTGCACGTGTGACTTAATCCAGCCTATTTCACCAAATTCTGCCTGTCGGCGAGAACCCCCGGCTGCGTGCCCATGGCTTTCTATTCAGGTAACTGCTGTTGTATGCAAGGGATTAAGAACATTATCCGTGGTTGAAAATCtagtttgttttacagaaaatgtgtatttagcTAATTATTGATTAATTTATACAAACAGAAACAAGCTGACTCTTTTGCAGCAAacaatttctggttttggttaaaAGGTTCGgtgtttatttgtttacttttttaaaccCACATCCTGTTTTTACctaaaaaatacttaaaaaaatcagaatcctGCAGCCTTGGGTCTGCAGTTTCGTTTAAtaagaaactttaaaattttgaaaaactactttaaaaaaaatatttccagcaaTTGCTTCTTTTCCTGCATGTGAATGCATACAGGCCAGATACTGAAGTCCCACCAGCCTCCCGTCTTTAGGCACCTGGGGCAGCCTGCCGTGCCCTCACCTCATGCCAGTCCTCCCGCACAGCCACCCACCTTGCTCTCTGCTTGCAGACAGCTGCCACCCTCGGGGACGCTCACGCCAAGAAAGAAATGTCTCCTGTGCgcaagggcagagctgcagggctgtgcaTAAATCACCCCAGGCAATGCCGCCGGGAGTCTCCTCCTGGATGGAGATACCCAAGAGCACGAGTCCTCTCCAGGCATCTTCTGTAATAACCTCAGCGCGGGGGCTGGACGGTAACAGCCTTAGTCCCAAGTCAATTCTCTCTCAtctaatttcttttacaaatggCAGGTGCTAGGAGATGACCAAGGGAGACACGAATAGGCTGCACAAGTCGTCTCCAGCAGAATGAAAGACCTTCTTTGTGCTTCTACCTGGAGCAATG
Above is a genomic segment from Gymnogyps californianus isolate 813 chromosome 1, ASM1813914v2, whole genome shotgun sequence containing:
- the LOC127025410 gene encoding olfactory receptor 52K2-like; the encoded protein is MSTANRSNTNSSPFLLMGIPGLEALHVWISIPFCFTYIMTLLGNSMVLLAVRLDKSLHEPMYYFISMLSVIDLIFSTAVVPKMLGVFWLDSREIGFEACFIQMFFIHTFTAVESGVLLAMSFDRYIAICNPLRYNTILTSSRTIQIGLLSLARGAGVMTPLMCLLTSLPYCKTRVIPHSYCEHMAVVELACADPSVSDLYSLIVATLLVGTDSVFITFSYGMILRSVMRLPSPEARLKALRTCGSHVSIILLFYIGGLLSMYLQMFSFGLAPHIQVLVADLYLTVPPVLNPLIYGIKIKQIREGIFRLLGQLAVLSIS